The Candidatus Poribacteria bacterium genome includes the window AAAGTTAGCACAATAAAGAACTTACACTGAACAACGAGTTCATAAGACGTTGGGCATGGAACATCACGTATAAGAATCTCCTTTTACTTAAACGGGTTCCATGCCTAACTCCTCATCTTTAGAAGGAGAACACAATGCAAATTTTTCGATCAAACTTATATAAGGCGTGGATATTAAGTGTTTCGATTTTCGTTCTGTTCGGCATCCTACTCTGTCTTGCTGCCGCAGATTCAATTTCGGTGACAGATGCAGAGGGCAAAACCGTAGTCATTACGTCATCAGAACGTATCGTGAGTCTGAACGGCAGTACCACTGAAATTTTATTCGCTCTGGGTGTCGGCGATAACGTGGTCGGCTGTGATGCCTCATCAACGTATCCGAAAGGTGTGAAAGAACAACTACCGAGTGTCGGATATCAGTATGGACTCAACGCGGAGGGGATTCTCTCCCTGAATCCAACACTGGTGATTGGACGGGACGATGTGAGACCTCCGCAAGTCGTGCAGCAACTCCGCATGGCAGGCGTAACCGTTTTATTGCTTAAGGAGCCTCGCAGTTTTGAAGCAGCCAAGCAACGATTACGAACTATTGGTAAAGCAGTTGAGCAGCAGAAAAAATCTGAGGAATTAATAAACGCCTTAGACACTGACATCAAAGAACTGGACATCAAACTTGCCTCGCAAAAAGAGCAACCGAAACAGAAAGCACTGTTCCTCTATCTACGCGGCACACAAACCACCTTAGTGTTAGGAACCGATACCGCTCCCGGAGCAATGTTCGATATTATTGGAGTTAAAAATGCAGCAGGAAGCATTAAAGGAAACAAACCGATGACGGCGGAAGCGGTGATAGCGGCACAACCAGACGTGTATGTTCTATTCACCACAAGTCTAAAATCTGTCGGTGGCGTTGACGGATTGCTCAAATTGCCGGGCTTGGCACACACGCCTGCGGGGCAAAACAGACGCGTTGTAACACTGGATGGACAGTATTTATCTGGATTCGGTCCCCGTTGTGGGTGCGCTGCACTTGATCTGTTCCGAGGCATCTACGAAACTGATGGACATTTCGTTGCGACAGGCGAATAATCGTTTCCATGCAGATCTTTAAAAGCCTTCTACCAATACGAAAAATGCAAAAACGGACAAAGATTCTGCTGATTCTCATCGGTTTACTCCCAGTATCAATGAGCGTCGCGGCAGGGATAGGTGCATATCAAATTTTACCGTGGCGTATTCCTGAAATTCTATTTTTTCGAGAGGATGGTTTCGCAGTTTTGGTCCACGTGCGTTTCCCACGTGTCATCAATGTTAGCCATTTCGGGCGCAACGCTACAGGGGATTTTCCGCAATCCACTGGCGGATCCGGGATTAATCGGTGTCACAGCAGGCGCGGGGTTAGGCGCAACGCTCTGGATTGTTCTGATCGGCGGAGGGGCGTTAGGTGTGTGGGGGCTTCCTGTAGCAGCATTTGGATGTGGAGTCCTTGTAACTATCAGTGTGTGGAAAATTGCAGAAGAGCAAGAAAGAGTACGCACGTTGACACTATTGTTGGCAGGCATCGCGCTTAACAGTTTCGCTGGCGCAGGTATCGGTTTAATGACCTTTCTCGCTGACGATGAACAACTACGCAGTCTGACTTTCTGGCTACTCGGTGGCTTCGGGGGCGCAACGTGGCCCGTTGTCTCTATAACGCTACCAATT containing:
- a CDS encoding hemin ABC transporter substrate-binding protein, with the protein product MQIFRSNLYKAWILSVSIFVLFGILLCLAAADSISVTDAEGKTVVITSSERIVSLNGSTTEILFALGVGDNVVGCDASSTYPKGVKEQLPSVGYQYGLNAEGILSLNPTLVIGRDDVRPPQVVQQLRMAGVTVLLLKEPRSFEAAKQRLRTIGKAVEQQKKSEELINALDTDIKELDIKLASQKEQPKQKALFLYLRGTQTTLVLGTDTAPGAMFDIIGVKNAAGSIKGNKPMTAEAVIAAQPDVYVLFTTSLKSVGGVDGLLKLPGLAHTPAGQNRRVVTLDGQYLSGFGPRCGCAALDLFRGIYETDGHFVATGE